In Stenotrophomonas sp. ASS1, the following proteins share a genomic window:
- a CDS encoding hydrolase, translating into MSTPANFNGARPVIDPDNAAMLLIDHQSGLFQTIGDMPFTSVRAHATALAKMATLAKMPVITTASVPQGPNGPLIPEIHDAAPHAQYVARKGEINAWDNPEFVAAVKATGRKQLIIAGTITSVCMAFPSIAAVADGYRVFAVIDASGTYSKMAEEITLARVVQAGVVPMDTAAVASEIQRSWNRDDAQQWAEVYTKIFPNYQLLIESYLKAQDVQKNQEQLDSQRS; encoded by the coding sequence ATGAGTACCCCCGCCAACTTCAACGGTGCCCGCCCGGTGATCGATCCGGACAACGCCGCGATGCTGCTGATCGACCACCAGAGCGGCCTGTTCCAGACCATCGGTGACATGCCATTCACCAGCGTGCGCGCCCACGCCACTGCGCTGGCGAAGATGGCCACGCTGGCAAAGATGCCGGTGATCACCACCGCCTCGGTCCCGCAGGGCCCGAACGGCCCGCTGATCCCGGAGATCCACGACGCGGCCCCGCATGCCCAGTACGTGGCGCGCAAGGGTGAGATCAACGCCTGGGACAACCCGGAATTCGTTGCTGCGGTGAAGGCCACCGGGCGCAAGCAGCTGATCATTGCCGGCACCATCACCAGCGTGTGCATGGCCTTCCCGTCGATCGCCGCCGTGGCCGATGGCTACCGGGTGTTCGCGGTGATCGATGCCTCGGGCACCTATTCGAAGATGGCCGAAGAGATCACCCTGGCCCGCGTAGTGCAGGCCGGCGTGGTGCCGATGGACACCGCCGCGGTGGCCTCGGAGATCCAGCGCAGCTGGAACCGCGACGATGCCCAGCAGTGGGCCGAGGTCTACACGAAGATCTTCCCGAACTACCAGCTGCTGATCGAGAGCTACCTCAAGGCGCAGGACGTGCAGAAGAACCAGGAGCAGCTGGATTCGCAGCGCAGCTGA